Proteins found in one Irregularibacter muris genomic segment:
- the hepT gene encoding type VII toxin-antitoxin system HepT family RNase toxin — MPEENKKKIIGFLKKEFNPKFIYLFGSFAKGEGHEDSDIDLAIYTDNIIDPYTLLMAAGNLSFEVKRDIQSVHLKDYTKQDSIVLNIQRAFEALNHHNIIDDKMLKKLKAMIGFRNIAVHNYQNSDVEILQKVIENHLGDFEEFIYSVNKIQ; from the coding sequence TTGCCAGAAGAAAATAAGAAGAAAATCATAGGTTTTTTAAAAAAAGAATTTAACCCCAAGTTTATTTATCTTTTTGGATCTTTTGCCAAAGGAGAAGGACATGAAGATAGTGATATAGACTTGGCTATTTATACAGATAATATTATTGATCCCTATACGCTGCTTATGGCTGCAGGTAATCTTTCTTTTGAGGTGAAAAGGGATATTCAGAGTGTTCATTTAAAAGATTATACTAAACAAGATTCTATCGTATTGAATATTCAAAGAGCTTTTGAAGCATTAAATCATCACAATATAATTGACGATAAAATGTTAAAAAAATTAAAGGCAATGATTGGTTTCAGAAACATAGCTGTTCATAATTATCAAAATAGTGATGTAGAAATCTTACAAAAAGTTATCGAAAATCATTTAGGGGATTTTGAGGAATTTATATATTCTGTTAATAAAATTCAATAA
- a CDS encoding TetR/AcrR family transcriptional regulator: MNGFERRTEEKKKKVLESTFELMNSSDDGNITMEEIAKHANVGKTTIFKYFDSKDNLIHEVYKSFLDQLIEEAEEVLDENKSFEETLIALTQNKIRFLNRINKRFYTRMMKYITEKNENGLSLIIQRYTRDSYSTMLDLFHRGRKEGKVDLKYSDEFLLLYFRTIVEGLSNPQIYEQATPYIEEWTEMLLKGIAPRKRD, translated from the coding sequence TTGAATGGTTTTGAAAGAAGAACCGAAGAAAAGAAAAAGAAGGTTTTAGAATCAACTTTTGAATTAATGAATAGTAGTGACGATGGAAATATCACAATGGAGGAAATAGCTAAGCATGCTAATGTGGGGAAAACTACAATTTTTAAATATTTTGATAGTAAGGACAATCTAATCCATGAAGTTTATAAGTCTTTTTTAGACCAATTGATAGAAGAAGCAGAGGAGGTTCTGGATGAGAATAAATCTTTTGAAGAGACATTAATTGCCCTAACACAGAATAAAATTAGATTTCTAAATAGAATCAATAAAAGATTTTACACAAGAATGATGAAATATATCACAGAGAAAAATGAAAATGGATTGTCTCTAATAATCCAAAGATACACCCGAGATAGTTATAGTACGATGCTGGATTTATTTCATCGAGGACGAAAGGAAGGAAAAGTGGATTTAAAATACTCTGATGAATTTTTACTCCTTTATTTTCGGACTATTGTAGAAGGGTTATCCAATCCACAAATATATGAGCAAGCCACACCTTATATAGAAGAGTGGACAGAAATGCTTCTTAAAGGAATTGCACCAAGGAAAAGGGATTGA
- a CDS encoding ABC transporter ATP-binding protein, with protein MAEIVKLQGVQKKFGKFQALRDVTFTVDKEQVVGFIGPNGAGKSTTIRILLGILKRNGGEAQIFGKDVWKDSLEIHKRISYVPGDVALWGNLTGGEIIDLFIKLHGGGDKKKRDYLIERFELDPKKKAKSYSKGNRQKVGLIAALSVNPDLYIFDEPTSGLDPLMESVFQEEVAKIKKEGKAILLSSHILSEVERLADKVVIIRQGEIVETGTLDELRHLTRSTITLLTEDDVTKMASIHGIHDFTQKDNQATFSADNQYINDILKEATKLGVKKFEAVPPTLEDLFMRHYEE; from the coding sequence ATGGCAGAAATTGTGAAATTACAAGGAGTTCAAAAGAAATTTGGTAAGTTTCAAGCCCTAAGGGATGTAACCTTTACCGTAGATAAGGAACAAGTTGTTGGCTTTATCGGTCCAAATGGAGCAGGTAAATCTACAACCATTCGTATTCTATTGGGGATTCTTAAACGTAATGGGGGAGAAGCACAAATCTTTGGAAAGGATGTTTGGAAAGACAGCTTAGAAATTCATAAGCGTATTTCCTATGTTCCAGGTGATGTAGCCCTTTGGGGAAATCTAACAGGAGGAGAAATTATCGATCTATTTATTAAACTTCATGGTGGAGGAGATAAGAAAAAACGGGATTATCTCATTGAACGTTTTGAATTGGATCCTAAGAAAAAAGCCAAAAGTTATTCCAAAGGAAATAGGCAAAAAGTTGGTTTAATTGCAGCACTATCTGTTAATCCAGATTTATATATATTTGATGAACCCACTTCCGGTCTTGATCCATTGATGGAATCTGTCTTTCAGGAAGAAGTAGCAAAAATCAAAAAGGAGGGTAAGGCCATTCTCCTATCTTCTCATATTTTAAGTGAAGTAGAACGTTTAGCAGATAAGGTGGTTATCATTCGTCAAGGTGAAATAGTAGAAACAGGTACTCTAGATGAATTGCGTCATTTAACCCGTTCTACAATAACATTATTAACAGAAGATGATGTGACAAAAATGGCTTCTATCCATGGCATACACGACTTCACACAAAAGGATAATCAAGCTACGTTCTCAGCAGATAATCAATACATCAATGATATTCTAAAGGAAGCAACCAAGTTGGGGGTTAAAAAGTTTGAGGCTGTGCCTCCAACTCTTGAAGACTTGTTTATGCGTCACTATGAAGAATAA
- a CDS encoding ABC transporter permease: MKEKFMRWDILFLQYLKRDWKKIIFWIIGLGLFSAGFVPAFEEIAKGQGLIGMYETMQNPAMTSMVGPTPIKIATHYTLGAMYTHTMLLFCGLFAMIMSVLHIVGHTRKEEDLGLLELIRSFQIGRQANSLASMIETIFINVLLALFIGGVMTIFGADTISAKGSFLFGTSIGMAGIMGAAIALVMAQIMPSSSGATGSSLGIVGLLYILRAGTDISNIDLSMINPMGWTYLTYPFTENHWLPLGYGFIFCLILVVIAFALEGARDMGAGYLPEREGRANAKKSLLSVPGLFIKINKGVMIAWLIAFVILGAAYGSIYGDMQSFIESSDIVQQMFTQSGVSIEESFTGTIMMVMMGLVSILPIVIVNKLFAVESRLYLSQLHATKVTRGQFYWTSIGLAIFAGLLGTLFVAGGLGGTAISVMSDSATMEMIDFLAAGFNFLPAVLFFTALAALTLGWAPRLGKLIYVYLGYSFILNYFSGILDLPDWFLKTAIKSWIPRMPMEDFDASIFITITAISIALMIIGYLGYKRRDMMEGA; encoded by the coding sequence ATGAAAGAGAAATTTATGCGTTGGGATATATTGTTTTTACAGTATCTAAAGCGCGATTGGAAAAAAATAATATTTTGGATTATAGGACTCGGTCTATTTTCGGCAGGTTTCGTTCCTGCTTTTGAAGAAATAGCCAAGGGGCAAGGCTTAATTGGAATGTATGAAACCATGCAAAATCCTGCCATGACATCGATGGTTGGACCTACTCCAATTAAAATAGCAACCCATTATACATTAGGGGCAATGTATACCCATACAATGTTATTATTCTGCGGTTTGTTTGCCATGATCATGTCTGTTTTGCACATAGTGGGGCACACCCGTAAAGAAGAAGACTTAGGACTTTTGGAACTTATACGTTCATTTCAAATAGGACGTCAGGCAAATTCTCTGGCTTCAATGATAGAAACAATTTTCATAAATGTATTACTTGCACTATTTATTGGTGGTGTAATGACCATCTTTGGTGCCGATACCATCTCTGCAAAAGGATCTTTTTTATTCGGAACATCTATTGGAATGGCTGGCATAATGGGTGCAGCCATTGCACTTGTGATGGCACAAATAATGCCATCATCCTCTGGTGCAACAGGGTCATCCCTTGGAATTGTGGGACTTCTCTATATCCTTCGTGCAGGCACCGATATCTCCAATATTGATTTATCCATGATCAATCCAATGGGCTGGACTTATTTAACCTATCCCTTTACTGAAAACCACTGGCTGCCCCTTGGCTATGGCTTTATTTTCTGTCTTATCCTGGTGGTTATCGCCTTTGCTCTTGAAGGAGCTCGGGATATGGGAGCAGGGTATCTACCTGAAAGAGAAGGAAGAGCAAATGCAAAAAAATCATTATTATCTGTCCCGGGTTTATTTATCAAGATTAATAAAGGAGTAATGATTGCTTGGTTAATTGCTTTTGTCATTTTGGGTGCTGCCTATGGATCCATTTATGGAGATATGCAATCTTTCATTGAAAGTAGCGATATCGTACAGCAAATGTTTACTCAATCAGGGGTTTCCATTGAAGAATCCTTTACGGGTACCATTATGATGGTTATGATGGGCTTGGTTTCTATTTTGCCCATTGTTATCGTCAATAAACTTTTTGCTGTAGAAAGCCGTTTATATTTAAGTCAACTTCATGCTACAAAAGTGACCCGTGGTCAATTTTATTGGACCAGTATTGGGTTAGCCATTTTTGCTGGTTTACTAGGAACTTTATTCGTTGCAGGTGGACTTGGAGGGACAGCAATCTCTGTAATGTCGGATAGTGCAACAATGGAAATGATTGATTTTTTAGCTGCAGGATTTAATTTCTTGCCCGCAGTATTATTCTTTACAGCGCTGGCAGCTTTAACACTAGGGTGGGCACCAAGACTGGGTAAACTTATCTATGTATATCTTGGATATTCCTTTATATTAAATTACTTTTCAGGTATCTTGGATTTGCCGGATTGGTTTTTAAAAACAGCTATAAAAAGCTGGATACCACGAATGCCCATGGAGGACTTTGATGCTTCTATCTTCATTACCATAACTGCAATTAGCATCGCTTTGATGATCATTGGCTATTTGGGATATAAGAGACGGGACATGATGGAAGGGGCTTAA
- a CDS encoding class II aldolase/adducin family protein, producing the protein MLYELERREMCRIVKSMFDRWTTNVAGGNLSAKVDEGIFIMTPTLMSEEQLWNPNPEGILVVDKDLNIIEGVGKLTREINMHMAIYHTDKRVNAVIHAHPKEMMAFATMGIDMPLVCENVGKLGEAFPCLPYAPAVSEELANAVTTFIKEEILPTGVQPPYGALLRGHGVILAGDGLASTNNILERLEINAYTYVQSIALQSAGFKYDHK; encoded by the coding sequence ATGTTATATGAACTAGAAAGACGAGAAATGTGCAGAATCGTAAAATCTATGTTTGATCGATGGACAACTAATGTAGCAGGGGGAAATCTATCCGCTAAAGTAGATGAAGGGATTTTCATCATGACGCCTACTCTGATGTCCGAAGAGCAATTATGGAATCCAAATCCAGAAGGCATATTGGTGGTAGATAAAGATTTAAATATTATTGAAGGGGTTGGTAAACTAACCAGAGAAATCAATATGCACATGGCCATTTATCATACCGATAAAAGAGTGAATGCAGTAATCCATGCCCACCCAAAGGAAATGATGGCATTTGCCACAATGGGCATTGATATGCCCCTAGTATGTGAAAATGTTGGTAAACTAGGTGAAGCTTTCCCATGCTTACCCTATGCACCAGCAGTATCAGAAGAGTTAGCTAATGCAGTTACTACATTTATTAAAGAAGAAATCCTTCCTACTGGCGTACAACCGCCCTATGGTGCTTTGTTAAGGGGACATGGAGTTATTTTAGCAGGGGACGGTCTAGCAAGTACCAACAATATTCTTGAAAGGCTTGAAATCAACGCATATACCTATGTGCAGTCCATAGCTTTACAATCTGCTGGTTTTAAGTATGACCATAAATAG
- a CDS encoding 1-phosphofructokinase family hexose kinase gives MIYTVTLNTAIDRLIQIYGKLQRKHNNKTKLTTYDIGGKATHVSVALSMLGIDSIATGFIGGKAGRMMAEMMEEKGVQCEFIHQAGSETRESIILIDETNQGSFMITQPGFTILEDSLKRLKTYLDSQLKDEDIVVFAGSPPSGFHLSDYVDLLSIVKSKGAKLVVDSSGEYLREAIHVKPYLIKPNEFEFQEYVNKKLTSINDFKEALMEVKGKCDYWVVSLGKRGSISIDAEGNCIYAAAPKVQEVNETGAGDFFVGGLVAKIYEKASIEEMLRFASAVGTSKAKQCDTSSIDVGDLDRLQSLVKIERID, from the coding sequence GTGATATATACAGTTACTCTCAACACAGCAATAGATCGTTTAATCCAAATCTATGGAAAACTCCAAAGAAAGCACAATAACAAGACAAAGCTTACCACCTATGACATAGGAGGGAAGGCCACTCATGTCTCAGTAGCTCTGTCCATGCTGGGGATTGATAGCATTGCCACAGGTTTTATTGGGGGGAAAGCTGGCAGAATGATGGCAGAGATGATGGAAGAAAAAGGTGTGCAATGTGAGTTTATTCATCAAGCAGGATCAGAAACACGGGAATCCATTATTTTAATTGATGAGACCAATCAAGGGAGTTTTATGATCACACAACCTGGTTTTACTATTTTAGAAGATTCCCTAAAGAGGTTAAAAACCTATTTGGATAGTCAATTAAAAGATGAAGACATTGTTGTTTTCGCGGGTTCCCCTCCTTCTGGTTTTCATTTATCTGACTATGTAGATTTGCTTTCTATTGTAAAAAGTAAAGGGGCTAAATTAGTAGTAGATTCCTCTGGTGAATATCTGAGAGAAGCAATTCATGTTAAACCCTATTTAATAAAGCCCAATGAATTTGAATTTCAAGAGTATGTGAACAAAAAACTAACCTCCATTAATGATTTTAAGGAAGCACTTATGGAAGTCAAAGGGAAATGTGACTATTGGGTTGTTTCCCTTGGGAAAAGGGGAAGTATTTCAATAGATGCTGAAGGAAATTGTATATATGCTGCTGCTCCAAAAGTTCAAGAGGTTAATGAAACTGGTGCAGGTGACTTTTTCGTCGGGGGTTTAGTTGCAAAGATATATGAAAAGGCATCAATTGAAGAAATGCTAAGATTTGCAAGTGCGGTAGGGACTTCTAAAGCAAAACAGTGCGATACTTCTTCTATTGATGTGGGGGACTTAGACAGGTTACAGTCTTTAGTAAAAATAGAGAGGATTGATTAA